The following coding sequences lie in one Drosophila sulfurigaster albostrigata strain 15112-1811.04 chromosome 2R, ASM2355843v2, whole genome shotgun sequence genomic window:
- the LOC133836623 gene encoding protein hunchback: MQNWETSTASANYEQHNAWYSSMFAANIKQEPMSHHQQQPQHESNNSNASSPRQSPHLPSTQLEQYLKQQQQQHQQQQPMDTLCAAAMTPSPSNNDQNSLQHFDVTLQQQLLQQQQYQQHFQAAQHQQQQQQHHHLGLGGFNPLTPPGLPNPMQHYYASNMRPSPQPTPIATAATSAGVAATLQTGDKLQALTPPMDVTPPKSPAKSQQSNGAEPEKEHDLMSNSSEDMKYMAESEDDDTNIRMPIYNSHGKMKNYKCKTCGVVAITKVDFWAHTRTHMKPDKILQCAKCPFVTEFKHHLEYHIRKHKNQKPFQCDKCSYTCVNKSMLNSHRKSHSSVYQYRCADCDYATKYCHSFKLHLRKYGHKPGMVLDEDGTPNPSLVIDVYGTRRGPKSKSISGSSSSCSGSSKRSSNAAAVAQQQQQQQSVVVPVTAATSQLSAALQGFPLHSTTTVAPPPPAAAVPTAVATPVAAISPPSPAKSVASQEREQPPSLPSALLPPLASLLQQNHNMAFFPYWNLNLQMLAAQQQAAVLAQLSPRMHDQFQQQQHQQQQQQHLHQQHEQTAQSDNEEDDDQDDDFERKSVDSAMDLSQGTPIKEEMLPHSSHMNHMAMNLKIKDEDTPLISSSTASRRKGRVLKLDTLLHLKSAAMSSPEQPLKLPTASSPIAGSSAVKQLADDPCSGASSADESMETSHVPQANTSASSTASSSGNSSNASSNAAPPATASVSVSSSASVVAATATATATASVSSSSSSTGSSSAISSNSNSSPAIYECKYCDIYFKDAVLYTIHMGYHSCDDVFKCNMCGEKCDGPVGLFVHMARNAHS, encoded by the coding sequence ATGCAGAACTGGGAGACGAGCACGGCGTCGGCCAACTATGAGCAACACAATGCCTGGTACAGCAGCATGTTTGCCGCCAACATCAAACAGGAGCCCATGTCGCaccatcaacagcagccacaacacgagagcaacaacagcaatgccaGCAGTCCAAGGCAATCGCCACATCTGCCCAGCACTCAACTGGAGCAATATctgaaacagcaacagcagcaacatcagcagcagcagcccatGGATACGCTGTGCGCAGCGGCAATGACGCCATCGCCCAGCAATAACGATCAGAACAGTCTGCAACACTTTGATGTcacactgcagcagcaactgttgcagcagcagcaataccAGCAACACTTCCAAGCTgcacaacaccagcagcagcagcagcaacatcatcatctcGGATTAGGAGGCTTCAATCCGCTAACCCCGCCAGGATTGCCCAATCCCATGCAACACTATTACGCCAGCAACATGCGTCCCAGTCCACAGCCAACACCCatagcaacagcggcaacatcAGCTGGTGTTGCAGCCACACTGCAAACTGGGGACAAATTGCAGGCGCTCACACCTCCCATGGATGTGACACCACCAAAATCACCGGCCAAGTCCCAGCAATCGAATGGTGCGGAGCCAGAGAAGGAACACGATTTGATGTCCAATTCCAGTGAGGACATGAAGTACATGGCCGAGTCCGAGGATGATGATACCAACATCCGCATGCCCATCTACAATTCGCATGGCAAGATGAAGAACTACAAGTGCAAGACATGCGGAGTTGTTGCCATCACCAAGGTGGACTTTTGggcacacacacgcacccaCATGAAACCGGACAAGATTCTACAGTGTGCCAAGTGTCCGTTTGTCACCGAGTTCAAGCATCATCTGGAGTATCACATTCGCAAGCACAAGAACCAAAAGCCCTTCCAGTGCGACAAATGCAGCTACACATGTGTCAACAAATCCATGCTCAACTCGCATCGCAAGTCGCACAGTTCGGTGTATCAGTATCGTTGCGCCGACTGCGACTATGCCACCAAATACTGCCACAGCTTCAAGTTGCATTTGCGCAAATATGGTCACAAGCCCGGCATGGTTCTGGATGAGGATGGCACACCGAATCCCTCGCTTGTCATCGATGTCTACGGCACTCGCCGAGGTCCCAAGAGCAAGTCCATCTCGGGAagcagctccagctgcagcgGATCCAGCAAGCGCAGCAGCAATGCCGCCGCAGTtgctcaacagcagcagcagcagcagtccgTGGTTGTTCCcgtgacagcagcaacatcacaGCTTTCGGCAGCACTTCAAGGATTCCCCTTGCATTccacaacaacagttgctCCACcgcctccagcagcagcagtcccAACAGCAGTAGCCACTCCTGTGGCAGCCATTTCGCCACCATCGCCGGCCAAGAGCGTGGCCAGCCAGGAGCGTGAACAGCCTCCGAGTCTGCCCAGTGCTTTGCTGCCGCCATTGGCCAGTTTGCTGCAACAGAACCACAACATGGCCTTTTTCCCCTACTGGAATCTCAATCTGCAGATGCTTGCCGCCCAGCAGCAGGCCGCCGTTCTGGCCCAACTGTCGCCACGCATGCACGATCAattccaacagcagcagcaccagcaacagcagcagcaacatctgcACCAACAACACGAGCAAACCGCACAGAGCGATAACGAAGAAGACGACGACCAGGACGATGATTTTGAGCGCAAGTCAGTGGACTCGGCAATGGATCTGTCCCAAGGCACACCTATCAAGGAGGAGATGCTGCCACACAGCAGCCACATGAATCACATGGCCATGAATCTGAAGATCAAGGACGAGGATACACCATtgatcagcagcagcacagcgtCACGCCGCAAAGGACGCGTGCTGAAGCTCGACACACTGTTGCACCTCAAGTCTGCCGCCATGTCATCACCGGAACAGCCTTTAAAGCTGCCCACCGCCTCGTCACCCATTGCCGGCAGCAGCGCCGTCAAGCAGCTGGCCGATGATCCATGCTCGGGTGCCAGTTCGGCTGATGAGTCGATGGAAACCAGCCATGTGCCACAGGCAAACACCAGTGCCAGCTCAACAGCATCCAGTTCGGGCAACAGCTCCAATGCCAGCAGCAATGCAGCACCGCCAGCCACTGCCTCCGTCTCCGTGTCGAGCTCAGCGTCTGTTGTTGCCGccactgccacagccacagccacagcctcCGTCTCCAGCTCATCCTCATCcacgggcagcagcagcgccatcagcagcaacagcaacagctcgcCGGCCATCTATGAATGCAAGTATTGTGATATTTACTTCAAAGACGCTGTGCTCTACACCATCCACATGGGCTACCACAGCTGCGACGATGTCTTCAAGTGCAACATGTGCGGCGAGAAATGCGACGGACCCGTCGGACTCTTCGTGCACATGGCTCGCAATGCCCACTCCTAA